From one Pedobacter faecalis genomic stretch:
- a CDS encoding OmpP1/FadL family transporter, with amino-acid sequence MKKLLLSVAALAAATGTLYGQSYTPDVLKFSQTNYGSTARFKGMAGAQIGVGGDMSSLGSNPAGLGLFTRSEFTFTPEFNGMTGKANFLNQNTESSKSVLNLNNAGVVFYSPSWRAKGQDTKKGVISTVFGIGYNRNNDFGAEFSYLGTNPSNSIADYFRDDANFNLPQRPGAGPDDLPVNSLGSLGYEGYLIDFDEPNGQFLSSTRNNSNAQSASNSQYKNEIRSGSTSELNVAGALNISNQVYIGASVGLVNVRYISDGEFRESGYNFAEDANYSLVFRRNQETTGTGINARLGVIFRPADNFRIGGTLQTPSWMLIEDNTSFKLNTSIGTNRNYDIEPINSLFTYRVRTPLKGSLGASYVIAGKALVSADVDYIDYSSIRFSTDQGVEPGTIAAENRLVKDYYKSTANYRVGAEYKIDNALSIRGGYGLNGSAIKGDSDYFATKIYTGGLGYRVNNYYFDVAYQHLNTNTELAPYEVGTAENPEEPVADIKTQRNNVFLTFGVRF; translated from the coding sequence ATGAAAAAATTATTATTATCTGTAGCTGCCTTAGCAGCTGCAACAGGAACCTTATACGGTCAGAGTTATACCCCAGACGTTTTAAAATTTTCGCAGACCAATTATGGCAGCACAGCCAGATTTAAAGGCATGGCCGGTGCGCAGATTGGTGTGGGAGGCGATATGAGTTCCCTGGGATCGAATCCGGCTGGCCTGGGGCTGTTCACAAGATCGGAATTTACCTTTACCCCCGAATTTAACGGTATGACGGGAAAGGCAAACTTTCTGAACCAGAATACTGAGTCATCCAAGAGCGTTTTAAACTTGAACAATGCCGGCGTCGTATTCTATAGTCCCTCCTGGCGAGCTAAAGGTCAGGACACAAAAAAAGGTGTTATCAGCACGGTTTTCGGAATCGGATATAATCGTAATAACGACTTTGGTGCAGAGTTTTCCTATTTGGGTACAAACCCGAGCAATTCCATCGCAGACTATTTCAGGGATGACGCAAATTTCAATTTGCCTCAGCGCCCCGGTGCTGGACCTGACGATCTTCCGGTGAACAGTCTGGGCAGCCTGGGCTACGAGGGTTATCTAATTGATTTTGACGAGCCAAACGGACAATTCCTTTCTTCAACCCGAAACAATTCCAACGCGCAATCAGCCAGCAATAGCCAATATAAAAATGAGATAAGATCCGGTTCAACTTCTGAGCTGAATGTGGCCGGAGCGCTCAATATATCCAACCAGGTATATATTGGGGCAAGTGTAGGATTAGTTAATGTGCGGTATATCAGCGACGGTGAATTCCGGGAGTCGGGTTACAACTTTGCAGAGGATGCCAATTATAGTCTGGTTTTCCGCAGAAACCAGGAAACCACGGGAACAGGTATAAACGCACGCCTGGGTGTGATTTTCAGGCCGGCGGACAATTTCCGGATTGGTGGTACGCTGCAAACACCTTCATGGATGCTTATTGAGGACAATACTTCATTCAAATTAAACACGTCAATAGGAACGAACAGAAATTACGATATCGAACCGATAAACTCTTTGTTTACGTACAGAGTTAGAACTCCTTTGAAAGGCTCATTGGGTGCCAGTTATGTGATTGCTGGAAAAGCTCTGGTTTCGGCCGACGTCGACTATATTGACTATTCGTCTATCAGGTTTTCTACGGATCAAGGTGTGGAACCAGGAACTATTGCCGCAGAAAACAGGCTGGTCAAAGACTACTACAAGAGCACAGCCAACTACCGCGTTGGTGCTGAATACAAAATCGACAATGCGTTAAGTATCCGCGGTGGATACGGCTTGAACGGCAGTGCAATTAAAGGTGATAGTGATTACTTCGCCACGAAAATTTATACCGGCGGTCTTGGGTACAGGGTGAACAACTATTACTTCGATGTTGCTTATCAGCACCTGAACACCAACACGGAGCTTGCGCCATATGAAGTGGGTACAGCGGAAAATCCGGAAGAACCCGTAGCAGACATTAAGACGCAAAGAAACAATGTGTTCCTGACTTTTGGTGTCAGGTTTTAA
- a CDS encoding Dps family protein, with amino-acid sequence MDPKEISLNEKEVKPVVDMLNEYLANYHIHYQKLRGCHWNIKGQNFFTLHLKFEELYTNAQLTIDEIAERVLTLGKPPHSRFSDYIQESTIQEIDTIGMKDMDMVEAVLDDMSKLIQLERELMEASEQAGDDGTNDMVNRFMQFKEKTTWMLRSFAGKK; translated from the coding sequence ATGGACCCAAAAGAAATCAGTTTAAATGAAAAAGAGGTAAAGCCTGTCGTAGACATGCTGAATGAATATCTTGCTAACTATCATATTCATTATCAGAAATTAAGAGGCTGTCACTGGAATATCAAAGGCCAGAACTTCTTTACCCTTCACCTTAAGTTTGAAGAACTCTATACTAACGCCCAATTGACCATCGACGAAATCGCCGAGCGGGTGTTAACTTTAGGCAAACCGCCTCACAGCCGTTTCTCGGATTATATACAGGAGTCGACTATACAGGAAATCGACACCATCGGCATGAAAGACATGGATATGGTTGAGGCGGTGCTCGACGACATGTCGAAGTTAATTCAACTGGAACGCGAACTGATGGAAGCCAGTGAACAGGCGGGCGACGATGGTACCAACGATATGGTGAACCGGTTTATGCAATTTAAAGAAAAAACAACCTGGATGCTGCGTTCGTTTGCGGGTAAAAAGTAG
- a CDS encoding LysM peptidoglycan-binding domain-containing protein, whose amino-acid sequence MYRYYIIAAIALSLNIADASAAGKRDSIGVENYNGKKLIVHQVVAKDTYYSIARRYKVNPKDVLNFNDSKFLQVGVLIKVPTDLPFESTAPTATGAPGSEVAGDQTSGTIEHVVQRKENLNMLAERYGTTVNEIKRINNLRSINLQIGQILKMPAGSTAPEPPVSSSASSPSVTPSNPSEELIVHTVASNETIYSIATRYKLSIDQLKAKNNLTSSSLRVGQRLLIKGEYPAVPVPEPATASDTLNSITDPKLRYPASRYGLNQIDEKGTGVWIADADLDPTKMLVLHRNAPIGGIIKITNPMTNRSTFAKVVGKFTENESTKDVIIVMTKAVADALGALDKRFYCNLTYGASEVTHEEEQ is encoded by the coding sequence ATGTATAGATATTATATAATTGCTGCTATAGCGTTATCGCTTAACATAGCCGATGCCTCAGCAGCCGGTAAACGCGATTCCATAGGAGTAGAAAATTATAACGGTAAAAAACTCATTGTGCACCAGGTGGTGGCAAAAGACACTTATTATTCCATAGCGCGAAGGTATAAGGTTAACCCAAAAGACGTTTTAAATTTCAACGACAGCAAATTTTTGCAGGTCGGTGTGCTCATTAAGGTACCTACAGATCTGCCATTTGAAAGTACTGCGCCAACGGCGACAGGAGCGCCTGGCTCCGAGGTAGCTGGCGACCAAACATCTGGAACCATTGAACATGTTGTTCAGCGGAAGGAGAATCTCAATATGCTTGCCGAGCGTTATGGCACCACGGTCAACGAAATTAAGCGTATTAATAATCTAAGGTCCATTAACCTTCAGATCGGCCAGATTCTAAAAATGCCGGCCGGTTCTACAGCGCCCGAACCTCCTGTGAGTTCCTCAGCTTCTTCGCCATCGGTTACGCCTTCCAACCCTTCAGAAGAACTTATCGTACATACGGTTGCCTCCAATGAAACGATATATTCCATAGCTACGCGTTATAAGCTGAGTATCGACCAGTTGAAGGCTAAAAACAATTTAACAAGCAGTTCATTGCGTGTTGGACAAAGACTCTTAATTAAGGGAGAATATCCTGCTGTGCCAGTTCCGGAACCTGCAACTGCGTCAGACACGCTTAATTCTATTACCGATCCCAAGCTGCGCTATCCGGCAAGCCGTTATGGATTAAATCAAATTGATGAAAAAGGTACTGGAGTGTGGATAGCAGACGCTGATCTCGACCCGACTAAAATGCTGGTGCTGCATCGGAACGCACCCATAGGGGGAATTATCAAAATAACAAACCCCATGACCAACAGGTCCACTTTTGCCAAAGTGGTAGGTAAATTCACTGAAAATGAGTCGACGAAAGACGTGATTATCGTGATGACCAAAGCTGTGGCCGACGCGCTTGGAGCATTGGATAAAAGATTTTATTGTAACCTGACTTACGGAGCTTCCGAAGTTACTCATGAGGAAGAGCAATAA
- a CDS encoding UbiD family decarboxylase, producing MGYNSLSACVADLERHGHLIRIKKEVDPYLEMAAIHLRVYEQQGPAILFERIKGSQFPAVSNLFGTLERSRFIFRDTLANVEKLVQLRSDPMKAIKQPLKLASTAMAALKAIPLQQRLFKNTFQKTTISALPQIVNWPLDGGPFITMPQVYTEDPDRPGIMNANLGMYRIQLGGNDYIQDKEVGLHYQIHRGIGVHQSKANAKGQPLKVSIFVGGPPSHPLAAVMPLPEGLSEMTFAGALGNRRFRYYYDDEGFCISADADFVITGTVEPGENKPEGPFGDHLGYYSLAHPFPLMKVHNVYHRKDAIWSFTVVGRPPQEDTSFGALIHEISGSALPKEIHGLKEVNAVDAAGVHPLLFAIGSERYTPFLKERRPQEILTIANHILGKNQLSLAKYLFIAAHEDDKSLSTHDISGFLQHMLSRVDFGRDLHFHTQTTIDTLDYTGTGLNAGSKVVFAAAGKPVRELSSSLPDHSRLPAGFGPVALALPGVLTISAPAYVSANETEKELLLLGTFLSEIGEGIAMVVLCDDGQFAAASINNFVWVTFTRSNPASDIHGHKAFSIDKHWGCEGPVIIDARKKPHHAPELIKDSSVEERLDAMELRW from the coding sequence ATGGGATATAACAGCTTATCAGCGTGTGTGGCCGATTTGGAACGGCACGGTCATTTGATCAGGATTAAGAAAGAGGTAGATCCTTATCTGGAGATGGCGGCGATCCATCTTCGTGTATATGAACAACAAGGGCCGGCTATTTTATTCGAAAGGATAAAAGGCAGTCAGTTTCCAGCGGTGTCAAACCTTTTTGGTACGCTGGAGCGGTCGAGGTTTATATTTCGGGACACCCTGGCGAATGTTGAAAAGCTAGTTCAGTTGCGCTCAGACCCGATGAAAGCAATTAAACAGCCGCTAAAGCTGGCTTCTACAGCTATGGCGGCTCTAAAGGCCATTCCCTTACAGCAACGTTTATTTAAGAATACGTTTCAGAAAACTACCATCAGTGCCCTGCCGCAGATTGTAAACTGGCCACTTGATGGAGGTCCTTTTATCACCATGCCACAGGTGTACACGGAAGATCCGGATAGGCCTGGAATTATGAATGCCAATTTGGGGATGTATAGAATTCAGCTAGGCGGAAATGACTATATCCAGGATAAAGAAGTCGGTTTGCATTACCAGATTCACCGCGGGATAGGGGTACACCAGTCCAAAGCCAACGCAAAGGGACAGCCGTTAAAGGTCAGCATTTTTGTGGGAGGACCACCGTCACACCCTTTGGCGGCTGTGATGCCTCTCCCTGAGGGACTGTCTGAGATGACCTTTGCCGGCGCTCTGGGCAACCGGCGGTTCAGGTATTACTATGATGACGAGGGCTTTTGTATCTCAGCTGATGCCGACTTTGTTATCACGGGAACTGTTGAGCCGGGCGAAAATAAGCCGGAGGGGCCTTTCGGCGACCATCTTGGCTACTATAGTCTGGCCCATCCGTTTCCTCTAATGAAGGTACATAACGTATATCATCGCAAGGATGCTATATGGTCGTTCACCGTAGTTGGCCGCCCGCCTCAGGAAGATACCAGTTTCGGGGCGCTTATCCACGAGATTTCGGGATCGGCACTGCCGAAAGAAATCCATGGTCTTAAAGAAGTAAATGCCGTGGACGCTGCCGGCGTTCACCCTTTGCTGTTTGCGATAGGAAGCGAGCGATACACCCCTTTTTTAAAGGAGCGTCGCCCTCAGGAGATACTTACGATCGCGAACCACATTTTGGGGAAGAACCAACTTAGTCTGGCGAAATATCTGTTCATTGCAGCACATGAAGATGATAAAAGTCTAAGTACGCACGACATTTCCGGATTTTTACAGCACATGCTGAGTCGTGTGGATTTTGGTCGGGACCTGCATTTTCATACCCAGACTACCATAGATACGCTGGATTATACCGGCACCGGACTTAATGCCGGTTCGAAGGTAGTCTTTGCCGCAGCCGGTAAACCTGTCCGCGAACTTTCTTCTTCCTTGCCGGATCATTCCAGACTGCCTGCGGGTTTTGGCCCTGTTGCCTTGGCGTTACCAGGTGTGCTGACAATATCTGCCCCAGCGTATGTTAGTGCTAACGAAACCGAAAAGGAACTCCTGTTGTTGGGTACTTTTCTTTCAGAAATTGGCGAAGGAATCGCTATGGTGGTTTTATGCGACGATGGACAATTTGCTGCAGCCTCCATTAATAATTTTGTCTGGGTGACGTTTACCAGAAGCAATCCGGCCTCCGATATTCATGGACATAAAGCGTTTTCTATAGATAAGCATTGGGGATGCGAAGGACCCGTTATCATTGATGCCCGCAAAAAGCCTCATCATGCCCCGGAGCTGATCAAAGATTCCTCGGTGGAGGAGCGACTAGACGCCATGGAACTACGCTGGTGA
- a CDS encoding 3-oxoacid CoA-transferase subunit B, translating into MLDKNGIAKRIAKELQDGYYVNLGIGIPTLVANYIPQGINVVLQSENGLLGMGPFPLEGEEDADLINAGKQTITTLPGSAVFDSALSFGMIRSQKIDLTILGAMEVSENGDIANWKIPGKMVKGMGGAMDLVASAKNIIVAMQHINKAGESKLLKECTLPLTGVRCIKKVVTELAVLDILPSGGFKLLERAPGVGLDYIRDATAGKLFADADVPEMQLND; encoded by the coding sequence ATGCTGGATAAGAACGGTATCGCAAAGCGAATTGCCAAAGAGCTGCAGGATGGCTACTATGTAAATCTGGGTATTGGTATTCCGACTTTGGTGGCCAATTATATACCTCAGGGAATAAATGTTGTACTCCAGTCGGAAAATGGCCTTCTGGGTATGGGTCCGTTTCCCCTGGAAGGCGAGGAAGACGCCGATCTGATCAATGCCGGCAAGCAAACAATAACCACTTTGCCCGGATCGGCCGTATTTGATTCTGCTTTAAGTTTTGGAATGATCAGAAGTCAGAAAATAGACCTAACGATCCTGGGTGCGATGGAGGTTTCAGAAAATGGTGATATTGCCAACTGGAAAATTCCAGGAAAGATGGTGAAAGGGATGGGGGGGGCGATGGACCTGGTAGCATCTGCGAAAAATATTATTGTTGCTATGCAGCATATTAACAAAGCCGGAGAGAGCAAATTATTAAAGGAGTGCACCTTGCCGCTTACTGGCGTGCGTTGCATTAAAAAGGTGGTTACCGAACTGGCCGTATTGGATATTTTGCCCTCGGGAGGATTTAAACTGCTTGAGCGGGCGCCAGGTGTTGGCCTGGATTATATCCGTGATGCGACAGCAGGCAAACTATTCGCGGATGCTGACGTGCCGGAAATGCAGCTGAATGATTAA
- the proS gene encoding proline--tRNA ligase, with amino-acid sequence MSKGITSKNEDYSQWYNDIVIKADLAEHSSVKGCMVIKPYGYSIWEKMQSVLDQKFKDTGHSNAYFPLFIPKSFFSKEASHVEGFATECAVVTHYRLKNDGTGNIIVDETAKLEEELIVRPTSETIIWNTYKGWIQSYRDLPILVNQWANVVRWEMRTRLFLRTTEFLWQEGHTAHATAEEAVEETRRMLDVYADFAENWMGVPVVKGVKTPNERFAGALDTYCIEALMQDGKALQAGTSHFLGQNFAKAFDVKFTNKEGKLDHVWATSWGVSTRLMGALIMAHSDDAGLVLPPKLAPIQVVIVPIHKNDEELRNISAFVDELTLKLKQKGISVKYDDRDTQRPGFKFAEYELKGVPVRLAIGARDMENGTVEIARRDTREKQTVQQEGLEVFIPQLLDEIQQNIYKKALDFRADHITPADSYEEFKSLLDGKAGFVSAHWDGTPETEQKIKEETKATIRCIPLDNPLEDGVCIYSGKPSKQRVLFARAY; translated from the coding sequence ATGAGTAAAGGTATTACAAGTAAAAACGAAGATTATTCCCAGTGGTATAACGATATTGTTATAAAAGCAGACCTGGCTGAGCATTCATCCGTAAAAGGATGTATGGTTATTAAGCCTTATGGTTATTCAATCTGGGAGAAAATGCAGTCTGTATTGGACCAGAAATTTAAGGATACTGGTCATAGTAATGCCTACTTTCCTCTGTTCATTCCTAAGTCTTTTTTTTCAAAGGAGGCCTCTCACGTTGAGGGCTTTGCTACGGAATGCGCTGTGGTTACCCACTATCGGTTAAAGAACGACGGCACGGGCAATATCATTGTGGATGAGACTGCCAAACTAGAAGAGGAACTTATCGTACGGCCTACTTCAGAAACGATCATTTGGAATACCTATAAGGGATGGATCCAATCATACCGCGACCTGCCAATTCTGGTGAATCAATGGGCGAACGTGGTACGCTGGGAAATGCGGACGAGGTTATTTCTGCGTACTACAGAGTTTTTGTGGCAGGAGGGACATACCGCTCACGCGACGGCCGAGGAAGCGGTTGAAGAAACTCGTCGGATGCTCGATGTATATGCCGACTTTGCAGAAAACTGGATGGGCGTGCCGGTGGTAAAAGGCGTAAAAACGCCTAACGAGCGTTTTGCAGGAGCGCTGGACACGTATTGCATAGAAGCCTTGATGCAGGACGGCAAAGCGTTACAGGCAGGAACCTCACACTTTCTGGGGCAAAACTTCGCCAAAGCGTTCGATGTAAAGTTTACCAACAAAGAAGGTAAACTGGATCATGTGTGGGCCACTTCCTGGGGCGTGTCTACCCGCCTAATGGGTGCATTAATTATGGCCCATAGTGACGATGCAGGCTTGGTTCTCCCTCCAAAACTGGCGCCAATACAGGTTGTCATTGTTCCGATCCATAAGAACGATGAGGAATTGAGAAATATATCTGCTTTTGTGGATGAACTAACGCTCAAGCTTAAACAAAAAGGAATTTCTGTTAAATATGACGACCGGGATACGCAGCGTCCTGGTTTCAAATTTGCTGAATACGAGTTGAAAGGTGTGCCGGTACGGCTTGCTATTGGCGCACGGGACATGGAAAACGGGACCGTTGAAATTGCCAGAAGAGACACCCGTGAAAAACAGACCGTACAGCAGGAAGGTCTGGAGGTTTTCATCCCGCAGCTTTTAGACGAGATTCAGCAGAACATTTATAAAAAGGCTTTGGATTTCCGGGCCGACCATATCACACCTGCTGATTCTTATGAGGAGTTTAAGTCGTTGCTCGACGGAAAAGCTGGTTTTGTTTCTGCACATTGGGACGGCACACCTGAAACAGAACAAAAAATAAAAGAGGAAACAAAGGCAACGATCAGATGTATACCTTTAGATAACCCCCTTGAAGATGGAGTTTGCATTTATTCGGGTAAGCCGTCTAAGCAACGCGTACTTTTTGCAAGGGCTTACTAA
- a CDS encoding uridine kinase family protein — MRKSNKPFIIGIAGGSGSGKTFFLKSFLNHFKPGEVTLVSQDDYYIDAGVMSMEENKLFNFDLPSAIDHKQFVHDISKLVHGEIVYKKEYNFNNPLAVVKTLEIKPAPVLIIEGLFILHFQDIAALLDHSIFIEAKGSVALQRRISRDDVERGYPKEDVLYKWHNHVVPAYREYLLPYKSSCHRIVVNNDNTPEKIIELTDAICRELKLQQLDNC, encoded by the coding sequence ATGAGGAAGAGCAATAAACCTTTTATCATCGGAATAGCAGGGGGAAGCGGCTCGGGCAAGACCTTCTTTCTAAAATCCTTTCTTAATCATTTCAAACCAGGTGAAGTAACGCTGGTGTCTCAGGACGACTACTACATTGACGCGGGGGTGATGTCTATGGAAGAGAACAAGCTTTTTAATTTTGATCTTCCTTCAGCTATAGACCATAAGCAATTTGTCCATGACATCAGCAAGCTGGTTCACGGTGAGATCGTTTATAAAAAGGAATACAACTTTAACAATCCCCTTGCAGTTGTGAAGACCCTCGAAATCAAACCTGCACCGGTACTCATCATTGAAGGCTTGTTCATACTCCATTTTCAGGATATCGCCGCCTTGCTAGATCACTCTATCTTTATCGAAGCCAAAGGGTCCGTAGCACTGCAACGCAGGATCAGTCGCGATGATGTTGAACGAGGTTACCCAAAAGAGGATGTGCTTTATAAATGGCACAATCACGTAGTTCCGGCCTACAGGGAATATCTTCTTCCGTACAAGTCGTCCTGCCATAGAATTGTCGTAAACAATGATAATACGCCGGAAAAAATCATTGAGCTAACAGACGCGATCTGCAGGGAGCTCAAGCTGCAACAGCTAGATAACTGTTAA
- a CDS encoding CoA transferase subunit A yields MINKVVSGADEAIRDIEDGTTLMLGGFGLCGIPENCIAALVKKGVKDLICISNNAGVDDFGIGLMLKERQVRKMIASYVGENAEFERQLLSGELEVELIPQGTLATRCMAAGYGMPAIFTPAGVGTEVAEGKEIRNFNGKDYLMEYAFEADFALVKAWKGDKAGNLIYRYTSRNFNPVMAMAGKITIAEVEELVETGELDPDQIHTPGVYVHRIFQGAAYEKRIEQRTVRSEK; encoded by the coding sequence ATGATTAATAAGGTTGTTTCAGGAGCTGATGAGGCCATCCGCGATATCGAAGATGGCACCACGCTCATGCTTGGCGGGTTCGGACTCTGCGGTATCCCCGAGAATTGTATCGCTGCCCTCGTAAAAAAGGGCGTGAAAGATCTGATCTGCATATCCAACAATGCGGGGGTAGATGATTTTGGTATTGGTTTGATGTTGAAAGAGCGCCAGGTGAGGAAAATGATTGCTTCTTATGTAGGCGAGAATGCGGAGTTTGAAAGACAATTGTTGAGCGGAGAACTTGAAGTGGAACTGATTCCTCAGGGTACCCTGGCCACACGGTGTATGGCTGCCGGCTATGGGATGCCCGCCATTTTTACCCCAGCGGGCGTGGGCACCGAGGTGGCGGAAGGGAAGGAAATTCGCAACTTTAACGGCAAAGACTACCTTATGGAGTACGCATTTGAAGCAGACTTTGCCTTAGTGAAGGCCTGGAAAGGGGACAAGGCAGGGAATCTGATTTACCGGTATACAAGCAGAAATTTTAATCCTGTTATGGCCATGGCAGGCAAGATCACCATTGCCGAAGTGGAAGAGCTTGTAGAAACGGGCGAACTTGATCCGGACCAGATCCATACACCAGGTGTATATGTCCACCGCATCTTTCAAGGTGCTGCGTACGAAAAAAGAATTGAGCAAAGAACAGTAAGATCAGAGAAATAA